A window of Coturnix japonica isolate 7356 chromosome 2, Coturnix japonica 2.1, whole genome shotgun sequence contains these coding sequences:
- the LOC107308945 gene encoding highly reducing polyketide synthase cnsI-like produces the protein MKMETGDEIAIVGIACNFPGGEGIDNFWKVLEEGKNCTVEIPPERFNTKEWYDPDGNKPGKMYTTRAALLNEFNTFDNHLFGINSVEAESMDPQQKLLLECTYKALEDAGVPVEAISGTKTGVFVGLMNRDFEIITSKSVSEINHYAGTGSAMSIAANRVSFTFNLTGPSLTIDTACSSFLFALHYALQAIKSGDCEAAICGGVNSIIDPRTFVSLSKAKMISPDGMSKPFSKKADGYGRGEGCGVVFLKPLKKAMEDHSKIWGVINISAVNQNGRSITPITRPSQVEQEKLLRSIYEGRVDPSVVQYIEAHGTGTAAGDPTEAASLGNVICKNRPSQVPALKIGSVKGNIGHTESAAGAAGLIKVLLMMHHGKIVPSLHYSKEMSSIDTEKLNLAIPTAVEPWEDSSEYGRVAGINCFGFGGTNAHVVVRQVKQPEPLPAYKRPLELVLLSAASAKSLQMTMVDTAEHLSTRSCISLPSLAYTSACRRSHINYRYRKSFVANSLQHLQQEVMSAASTDFGMSKVEPQLVFVFCGNGVTVKEFSEALLNSEPVFRDKCKEIEALFQKHAPISLLPARGRSSKELLNPELSQPMLFALQVALASLLKYWGIKPVAAVGHSVGEVAAAHFAGYLSLADAVKVIYHRSRLQAKTAAGRMLVVGNIPVQEIAEYLRSNLGRVCIAAFNSPVSCTLSGNPDDVDLVQKDLAEAFSHRNIFLHVLNVPAAYHSPSMDVILGELERSIDPLEEQKGDIEVISTLTGAAASANDFSRGKFWAQHTREPVAFSQAIETAARGWENVVFVEISPHRVLQRNIKETLGKVTKVFSSLQSDSEYQVLFSLVGNLFELGYNPNWQHFYEGYQSVPVTIPRYQFDRKRAVPSLDTHQQAKPSDVSSSHPLIYVSNSDNTEFGSLLSQETTSYLYEHKNNGVALVPGAFYVELALACVMNRSKPKVPLSACQLSISFSAPCVLTQSSQVLNIKLSPQKAVTTFEILSSSNALYASGQVRKVPEADVEESTISFQEVYHRCTSVISTEEVYEALSQVGFQYGSIFRQLRDVHYCQELKEAITSIRVNKETLGEMYSYCIHPVLLDCFMQMTAVMISRTQQSRAGFPSGIGSLVLLRPLEEEMMIYMRTSKSIGNCFEVCGCFMDKHGSVLAELKRVAITFMKPASSRDNEFMFENKWSEISPSKMTGRLEAVPRVLVFADKFGIAEQLRKYLHPDSRYVMYEDWESLLDDHAGNKMKAEVEDYDEVLFLWGIQKVNEEFPSKAVDQLSKCCEAYRQVIVALREKGSHCSIRVISYRTTERNVDHVNCGFVLHGMTRTCVVEVPEITFQIIDLSSSSSLDISALSDVLVKYRGNDYPEIYISQGRIYASEIKRTPFVDADYSQHVRSVQNSEAFTLYTADPYSAKDLSAELFTSTATHLENQSVEIQVDKICIHSEDYFPISVSSRNFGNSLYWNSQAADKHRLLALDFSGTVTAIGTAVKKIKVGDHVVSCYPAGASSRIQVPGAVCLNVKKFPCFQSVPCVSYFIVAWEILNQRLPKGKYGRTLGIISTEPSSVICRVLSVAAEEVGWKTVLARPTPDMLQHIKACNALVVLPPAGRLSQEDLAHMYSLKDVVIVCGHQQSECIQNVSGLDHENISFHIVILSSIFQKASLKELQKAVQVWISSLDMKRFRYLPGSVFQQSENFERLQSAMCSFTCKSVPLAVLRKQKDNPVVSDIPLYESKKKIFKQNAVYVVAGGLTGLGFETVKFIAANGGGCIAILSRKIPSKEKQDEMKDLQLKYEGSKIVFVQCDITLTSDVEESFQIIVKLFQGCPIKGVFQSTVVLHDGRLEVLKFADFQKVLSPKVAGTLNLHWATRGEQLDYFVCYSSVTSFLGNSTQANYAAANSFLDVFCLYRRNCGLSGQSINWGALNLGILLNQNQIQNILGSKGIDILEVHEIHEYLKKSLLSNNPQQAVVKLNFKTLLNHVFIRIISLKNRFTSLMLEEFGGKLETSEKSQVQDTAAVKSEDYITSVMADLTGLNPDELTMNTPLSSLGIDSMLAMTIQNRIFQDRKVDVPLLKLLDPHTTLSSLVVVLGETTNADGIVEKEMYAIASGEHESWL, from the exons ATGAAGATGGAGACAGGAGATGAAATTGCTATTGTGGGAATAGCATGCAACTTTCCCGGAG GTGAAGGAATTGACAATTTCTGGAAAGTGCTGGAGGAAGGCAAAAACTGCACAGTAGAAATACCCCCAGAGAGATTTAATACCAAAGAGTGGTATGATCCAGACGGTAACAAGCCGGGAAAAATGTATACAACACGAGCTGCTCTTCTCAATGA aTTTAACACATTTGACAACCACCTTTTTGGAATCAATAGTGTGGAAGCTGAAAGCATGGATCCACAACAGAAATTACTTTTAGAATGCACATACAAAGCGCTAGAGGATGCAGGAGTCCCTGTAGAAGCCATCAGTGGCACCAAAACAGGTGTTTTTGTTG GTCTTATGAATCGAGACTTTGAAATCATAACAAGCAAATCAGTAAGTGAAATAAATCATTATGCTGGTACAGGATCAGCAATGAGCATAGCTGCTAACAGGGTCTCCTTCACGTTTAACCTGACTGGACCATCACTGACAATTGACACTGCCTGCTCgtcatttctttttgctctgcATTATGCCTTGCAAGCAATTAAATCAG GAGATTGTGAGGCAGCTATTTGTGGTGGTGTGAACAGCATAATAGATCCCCGCACCTTTGTGTCTCTCAGTAAAGCAAAAATGATCTCTCCAGATGGAATGAGTAAACCCTTCTCCAAAAAGGCAGATGGCTATGGAAGGGGAGAAGGCTGTGGTGTTGTTTTCCTCAAACCACTGAAAAAG GCAATGGAAGACCACAGCAAAATCTGGGGTGTTATAAACATCAGTGCAGTCAATCAGAATGGTCGGTCTATAACGCCAATCACAAGGCCGTCCCAAGTAGAGCAGGAGAAGTTACTGCGCAGCATTTATGAAGGTCGCGTAGATCCCTCAGTTGTGCAGTACATTGAAGCCCACGGGACaggaactgctgctggagaCCCCACGGAAGCTGCAAGCCTTGGTAATGTCATTTGTAAAAACAGACCTTCCCAAGTTCCTGCTCTGAAAATTGGTTCGGTGAAAGGAAATATTGGCCACACTGAgtcagctgctggagcagcaggttTGATCAAAGTGCTCCTGATGATGCATCACGGGAAGATTGTTCCATCTTTGCATTACTCAAAGGAGATGAGCAGCATCGATACAGAGAAGCTGAACCTTGCCATTCCCACTGCGGTTGAGCCCTGGGAAGATTCCAGTGAGTATGGAAGAGTAGCTGGCATCAACTGCTTTGGATTTGGAGGAACCAATGCCCATGTTGTAGTCAGGCAGGTTAAGCAGCCAGAGCCTCTTCCTGCCTATAAGAGGCCGCTGGAATTAGTCCTGCTGTCTGCAGCGTCAGCTAAGTCCCTTCAGATGACAATGGTAGACACGGCTGAGCATCTGAGTACAAGAAGCTGCATAAGTCTCCCAAGCCTGGCCTATACATCTGCCTGCAGAAGAAGCCACATCAACTACCGGTATCGAAAATCATTTGTGGCAAACTCTCTCCAACACTTGCAGCAAGAAGTTATGTCAGCAGCAAGCACTGACTTTGGCATGTCAAAGGTGGAGCCTCAACTGGTGTTTGTATTCTGTGGCAACGGTGTAACAGTGAAGGAGTTCAGTGAGGCACTGCTGAACTCAGAGCCGGTGTTCAGGGACAAGTGTAAGGAAATAGAAGCGCTCTTTCAGAAACACGCTCCCATCAGCCTTCTGCCAGCAAGAGGTCGCAGCTCAAAGGAGTTGCTGAATCCAGAACTCTCCCAGCCCATGCTTTTTGCCCTGCAGGTTGCCTTAGCTTCTCTTCTGAAGTACTGGGGCATTAAGCCAGTTGCAGCAGTTGGCCATTCCGTGGGGGAAGTTGCCGCAGCACATTTTGCTGGGTACCTTTCCCTGGCAGATGCGGTCAAAGTGATTTATCACCGGAGCAGGCTGCAGGCAAAGACTGCCGCGGGCAGAATGCTGGTGGTTGGAAACATCCCCGTTCAAGAGATTGCTGAATATCTGCGTTCCAACTTGGGAAGGGTGTGCATTGCAGCTTTCAACAGCCCAGTTTCCTGCACCTTGTCTGGAAATCCAGACGATGTGGACTTGGTCCAGAAAGATTTAGCAGAAGCCTTCAGCCACAGAAACAtctttcttcatgttttaaatGTCCCAGCTGCCTACCACAGCCCTAGCATGGATGTGATACTTGGGGAGCTGGAGCGGAGCATAGATCCTTTAGAAGAACAGAAAGGTGACATTGAAGTAATTTCAACACTGACGGGGGCAGCGGCTTCTGCAAATGACTTCTCTCGTGGCAAATTCTGGGCCCAGCATACCCGTGAGCCCGTTGCTTTCTCTCAAGCCATAGAAACTGCAGCTAGAGGCTGGGAAAATGTAGTGTTTGTTGAAATAAGTCCTCATCGTGTGTTGCAGCGAAATATCAAGGAGACTCTAGGAAAAGTCACTAAGGTGTTCTCTTCTTTGCAGTCTGATTCAGAGTATCAGGTACTCTTTAGCTTGGTAGGAAATCTGTTTGAGCTGGGCTATAATCCCAACTGGCAGCACTTTTATGAAGGATATCAAAGTGTTCCAGTGACCATTCCACGGTATCAATTTGATCGTAAAAGAGCTGTGCCCTCTCTGGATACCCATCAGCAAGCAAAGCCAAGTGATGTCAGCTCCAGTCATCCTTTGATTTATGTAAGCAACAGTGACAACACGGAGTTTGGCAGCCTGCTCTCCCAGGAAACAACATCGTATTTATATGAGCACAAGAACAATGGTGTGGCTTTAGTTCCTGGTGCTTTTTATGTGGAGCTTGCTCTGGCCTGCGTGATGAACAGGTCAAAACCTAAAGTGCCTCTGAGTGCTTGCCAGTTGAGCATCAGTTTTTCAGCACCATGTGTTCTCACACAGAGTTCCCAAGTCTTGAATATCAAGCTGAGTCCACAAAAAGCAGTGACAACCTTTGAGATACTCTCTTCCTCCAATGCACTTTATGCTTCTGGCCAAGTGAGAAAGGTGCCTGAGGCTGATGTGGAAGAAAGCACCATCTCATTTCAAGAGGTCTATCACAGATGCACATCAGTGATTAGCACAGAGGAGGTCTATGAAGCACTGTCTCAGGTTGGCTTTCAGTATGGTTCCATATTCAGGCAACTCAGGGATGTGCATTATTGCCAGGAACTAAAGGAAGCTATAACAAGCATCAGGGTGAACAAGGAGACCCTCGGGGAGATGTACAGCTACTGTATCCATCCAGTGCTGCTGGACTGTTTCATGCAGATGACTGCCGTCATGATCTCCAGGACGCAGCAGTCCAGAGCAGGCTTTCCTTCAGGAATAGGCAGCCTGGTGTTGCTGCGACCTCTGGAGGAAGAAATGATGATATATATGAGAACAAGCAAATCCATTGGGAACTGCTTTGAGGTCTGTGGCTGCTTCATGGACAAACACGGGTCCGTTTTGGCTGAACTCAAGCGTGTTGCCATCACTTTCATGAAGCCAGCATCTTCCAGAGACAATGAATTCATGTTTGAAAACAAGTGGTCAGAAATCTCTCCATCAAAGATGACTGGCCGTTTAGAAGCAGTGCCTAGAGTCCTAGTGTTTGCTGACAAGTTTGGGATAgctgagcagctcagaaaatatttgcatccTGATTCCAGATATGTTATGTATGAAGACTGGGAATCCCTCTTGGATGACCACGCAGGGAATAAGATGAAAGCAGAGGTTGAGGATTATGATGAAGTTCTCTTCCTGTGGGGAATTCAGAAGGTGAATGAAGAGTTCCCAAGTAAAGCAGTAGACCAACTCTCAAAGTGTTGTGAAGCCTATCGCCAAGTTATCGTGGCATTAAGAGAGAAAGGGTCTCACTGTTCAATCCGAGTGATCAGctacagaacaacagaaagaaatgtagacCACGTTAACTGTGGGTTTGTATTGCATGGCATGACCAGAACTTGTGTTGTTGAAGTTCCAGAAATCACTTTTCAGATAATCGAcctcagctcttccagctcCCTGGACATCTCAGCATTATCAGATGTCCTTGTCAAATACAGAGGTAATGATTATCCAGAAATCTACATCAGCCAAGGAAGAATTTATGCATCGGAAATCAAACGCACTCCGTTTGTAGATGCAGATTACAGCCAGCACGTAAGGTCTGTCCAGAATTCCGAAGCATTCACTTTGTACACTGCTGATCCATACTCAGCAAAAGACTTGTCTGCTGAACTATTCACCAGCACTGCTACTCACCTGGAAAATCAAAGTGTTGAAATTCAAGTGGATAAGATATGCATTCACTCTGAAGATTATTTTCCCATTAGCGTTTCTAGTCGTAACTTTGGTAATTCGCTCTACTGGAATTCCCAAGCAGCAGACAAACACAGACTTTTAGCTCTTGATTTCAGTGGCACAGTCACAGCAATAGGCacagctgtgaagaaaataaaagtgggTGATCATGTGGTTTCATGTTATCCAGCTGGTGCATCATCTAGAATTCAGGTCCCAGGAGCGGTTTGTTTAAACGTAAAGAAATTTCCATGCTTTCAAAGCGTCCCTTGTGTGTCCTACTTCATCGTTGCATGGGAGATCTTAAATCAGAGACTACCCAAGGGGAAATATGGCAGAACTTTGGGTATTATTTCTACAGAACCATCATCAGTTATTTGCCGTGTTCTTTCTGTGGCAGCAGAAGAGGTGGGCTGGAAAACAGTACTTGCAAGGCCCACTCCTGATATGCTGCAGCACATAAAGGCATGCAATGCCCTTGTTGTTCTTCCTCCAGCAGGCAGACTGTCTCAGGAGGATTTGGCTCACATGTACAGTCTGAAAGATGTGGTGATAGTATGTGGCCATCAACAATCGGAATGTATTCAGAATGTCAGTGGGCTTGATCATGAAAATATCAGCTTTCATATTGTCATTCTTAGCAGTATCTTCCAGAAGGCATCTCTAAAGGAACTCCAAAAGGCTGTGCAAGTGTGGATCAGTTCTTTAGATATGAAACGGTTTAGATATCTGCCAGGCTCTGTCTTTCAGCAATCTGAGAACTTTGAAAGGCTGCAGTCTGCAATGTGCTCCTTTACCTGCAAATCTGTCCCACTTGCTgtactgagaaagcagaaagacaacCCCGTTGTTTCAGATATCCCATTGTATGAATCTAAGAAGAAGATATTTAAGCAGAATGCTGTTTATGTAGTAGCAGGGGGACTTACTGGCCTTGGCTTTGAAACTGTGAAATTCATAGCGGCAAATGGAGGAGGGTGTATTGCAATCCTCTCCAGGAAAATTCCGAGCAAGGAGAAACAAGATGAGATGAAGGATTTGCAGCTGAAATATGAAGGCAGCAAAATAGTGTTTGTGCAGTGTGACATTACTTTGACCAGTGATGTTGAGGAATCTTTCCAGATCATCGTAAAATTATTTCAAGGTTGTCCAATCAAAGGTGTCTTTCAAAGTACTGTTGTTTTACACGATGGTCGCCTTGAAGTTCTGAAGTTTGCTGACTTTCAGAAAGTGCTGAGCCCCAAAGTGGCTGGGACCCTAAATCTTCACTGGGCTACAAGAGGCGAACAGCTTGACTACTTTGTGTGCTACTCCTCTGTTACTTCCTTTCTAGGAAACTCCACACAGGCAAACTACGCAGCTGCAAACTCTTTCCTGGATGTCTTCTGCCTCTACAGGAGGAACTGTGGTCTTTCGGGCCAATCCATTAACTGGGGTGCTTTGAACCTCGGCATATTGCTCAATCAAAACCAGATTCAAAACATTCTGGGATCCAAGGGCATAGATATCCTGGAAGTGCATGAGATTCATGAGTATCTCAAGAAGAGCTTACTTTCAAATAACCCTCAGCAAGCTGTTGTcaagttaaattttaaaactttattaaaTCATGTTTTTATTCGCATTATTTCTCTCAAAAATCGGTTTACTTCACTCATGTTAGAAGAATTTGGAGGCAAGCTTGAAACCTCTGAGAAATCTCAAGTCCAGGATACTGCTGCAGTCAAGTCTGAAGACTATATTACCTCAGTGATGGCTGATCTCACTGGACTAAACCCAGATGAACTGACCATGAATACACCACTATCATCATTGGGCATAGACTCTATGTTAGCTATGACAATTCAGAACCGCATCTTCCAAGACAGAAAGGTGGACGTACCTCTTCTGAAACTACTCGATCCTCACACCACTCTGTCGAGTTTAGTAGTAGTACTAGGAGAAACAACCAATGCAGATGGAATTgtagagaaagaaatgtatgCAATTGCGAGTGGAGAACATGAGAGCTGGCTGTAG
- the LOC107308948 gene encoding patched domain-containing protein 3-like translates to MGQPRSGRERCSCSNTNCVERPLTRLFEALGRVVAARPWPFVLLPLLLSAGLGAGFYFLPDLQTNDIEGQFTPTGGPAKAERDSVRRHFPTDDSQRFSAERLPTEGAYAALIAVAAGDASVLDVPARNEVLRLDNLTRHLGYERLCARSGGACVLANPLLPMLDNGSALSELRFPGSGAAFLGTALGGVRTDGGGRVERARALKLMYYLREDGGQAGDSRAWLETFVRDFPAELRELNLTAVEVTYFTSLSRQEEFEGNTKSVIPLFSITYFLTITFSVVSCLRLNCVRNNIWLACCGVLSSGLAVLSSFGLMMYCGVPFVATVANAPFLILGVGVDDMFIMISSWEQSSSKADKTDTKSRLAETYSEAALSVTITTLTDVLAFFIGTWTAFPSVRSFCLYTGTAFVFCYVYVITFFGAIIVLDHRRVKGNRHWLTCMQVKVGKKSCLYNACCLGSCSSEPPEPETSEAESEHPMSVFFKKYYGPFLTGKWIKLLVVLLYGAYLGGSIYGCTQMKEGIDLRNLASDDSYVISYYDDDDKYFSEYGPRVMVVVTDSVNYWDESVRNDIEACMQDLEDIAYIDRNLSLSWLRVYTGIAENGLININNKDNFINNLSVLFHYYPSFEWDIDKTAEGIAASRFFIQTVNVTSAVDEKNLLHQLRDRAEQCVVPLMVYHPAFIYYDQYLVIVQNTIQNVAIAAGAMLVVSLVLIPSPLCCLWVTFAIASVIVGVAGFMAFWDISLDSISMINLVICIGFSVDFSAHISYAFVTSEESSANAKAIGALHQLGYPVLQGAVSTVLGVVVLAAAKTYIFRTFFKIMFLVILFGALHGLVFIPVFLTFFGYFGKSPPVTETKMQDFRYRNDKDRA, encoded by the exons ATGGGGCAGCCGCGGTCCGGCCGGGAgcgctgctcctgcagcaacaCCAACTGCGTGGAGCGGCCCCTGACGCGGCTCTTCGAAGCGCTGGGGCGCGTCGTGGCCGCCCGGCCCTGGCCCTTCgtgctgctgccgctgctgctgtCGGCCGGGCTGGGCGCCGGCTTCTACTTCCTGCCGGACCTGCAGACGAACGACATCGAGGGCCAGTTCACGCCGACCGGCGGGCCCGCCAAGGCCGAGCGGGACTCGGTGCGGCGGCACTTCCCCACCGACGACTCGCAGCGCTTCTCCGCCGAGCGGCTGCCCACGGAGGGCGCCTACGCCGCGCTCATCGCCGTGGCGGCGGGGGACGCCTCGGTGCTCGACGTGCCGGCGCGGAACGAAGTGCTGCGGCTGGACAACTTGACGCGCCACCTCGGCTACGAGCGGCTCTGCGCCCGCAGCGGCGGCGCTTGCGTCCTCGCCAACCCGCTGCTGCCGATGCTGGACAACGGCAGCGCCCTGTCCGAGCTGCGCTTCCCCGGCAGCGGCGCCGCCTTCCTGGGCACGGCGCTGGGCGGCGTGCGGACGGACGGCGGCGGGCGCGTGGAGCGGGCGCGGGCCCTGAAGCTGATGTATTACCTGCGGGAGGACGGCGGCCAGGCGGGCGACAGCCGGGCGTGGCTGGAGACGTTCGTGCGGGACTTCCCGGCCGAGCTGCGGGAGCTGAACCTCACGGCCGTCGAG GTGACGTACTTCACCTCGCTGTCCAGACAGGAGGAGTTTGAAGGGAACACCAAGAGCGTCATCCCGCTCTTCTCCATCACCTACTTCTTGACCATCACCTTCTCGGTCGTCTCTTGCCTGAG gctGAACTGTGTAAGAAATAACATCTGGCTTGCATGCTGTGGAGTGCTTTCCTCCGGTTTAGCTGTATTAAGCAGCTTTGGATTGATGATGTATTGTGGAGTTCCGTTTGTGGCAACTGTAGCAAATGCTCCATTTCTTATTCTTG GAGTCGGTGTGGATGACATGTTTATCATGATCTCTTCCTGGGAACAGAGCTCAAGCAAGGCAGACAAAACAGACACTAAATCTCGGCTGGCTGAGACTTACAGCGAAGCAGCGCTTTCTGTGACAATCACCACTCTCACAGATGTCTTGGCCTTCTTCATTGGCACCTggactgcttttccttctgtgaggTCATTCTGCCTCTACACCGGCACTGCCTTTGTCTTCTGCTATGTCTATGTTATTACCTTCTTTGGGGCAATTATCGTGTTAGATCATAGAAGAGTGAAAGGAAACCGACACTGGTTAACTTGTATGCAAGTGAAAGTAGGAAAGAAGTCCTGCTTGTATAACGCATGTTGTTTAGGCAGCTGTTCCAGTGAGCCGCCTGAGCCAGAAACCAGCGAGGCAGAAAGCGAGCATCCAATGAGCGTATTCTTCAAAAAGTATTACGGTCCTTTCTTGACAGGTAAATGGATCAAGCTTCTTGTGGTGTTGCTGTATGGAGCATATTTGGGTGGCAGTATTTATGGATGCACCCAGATGAAGGAGGGCATAGATCTTCGAAACCTGGCTAGCGATGACTCTTACGTTATTTCATACTATGACGACGATGACAAATACTTCTCAGAATACGGACCCAGGGTCATGGTTGTCGTTACTGACAGCGTGAATTACTGGGATGAGTCCGTTCGTAATGACATTGAGGCTTGCATGCAGGATTTAGAGGACATTGCCTACATAGACAGGAACCTCTCACTGTCGTGGCTGCGAGTGTACACCGGAATTGCTGAAAATggtttaataaatataaataataaggATAATTTCATTAATAACTTATCTGTACTATTCCACTACTATCCCAGTTTTGAGTGGGACATTGACAAGACTGCAGAAGGAATAGCAGCTTCTCGTTTCTTCATCCAGACAGTGAATGTCACCTCAGCTGTTGACGAGAAAAATCTGTTACATCAGTTAAGAGACAGAGCCGAGCAGTGCGTAGTTCCACTCATGGTGTACCATCCAGCATTCATCTACTATGACCAGTACCTGGTAATAGTGCAGAACACCATTCAGAATGTTGCCATCGCTGCTGGGGCGATGCTCGTTGTCTCTCTTGTGCTTATTCCCAGCCCACTGTGTTGCTTGTGGGTGACTTTTGCTATAGCTTCCGTTATCGTTGGCGTTGCTGGTTTCATGGCATTTTGGGACATCAGCCTTGACTCCATATCCATGATTAACCTGGTCATTTGCATTGGATTTTCGGTAGATTTTTCTGCACATATTTCCTATGCCTTTGTTACGAGTGAAGAGTCATCGGCCAATGCAAAGGCAATAGGAGCTCTGCACCAGCTGGGTTACCCAGTGTTACAAGGAGCAGTATCCACTGTGCTAGGAGTAGTTGTCCTGGCCGCAGCCAAAACCTACAtcttcagaacattttttaaGATCAtgtttcttgttattttgtttgggGCTCTTCACGGTCTGGTGTTTATTCCAGTATTTCTCACCTTTTTTGGATACTTTGGAAAATCGCCACCCGTTACTGAAACTAAAATGCAAGACTTTAGATATAGAAATGACAAAGACCGTGCATAa